The sequence below is a genomic window from Dermacentor andersoni chromosome 6, qqDerAnde1_hic_scaffold, whole genome shotgun sequence.
CGCTGTAGCTGAGCATGCTTTTTTCCTGCTCTCGTCTCGTCGGTCAAGCAGAGTCACGAACCGGCAATCTGGGTGGGGGGTTAAACCCGCCGAGGTTACGCAGTGCCAGCGCAGCGGGCCTTAATAACGTAACCTAGCTACACGGCGCCGATTAGCACTACATGCCGTGCCGTTAGATGGACGGATTACAGCTCGCCCTACAGAGCTTGGCTATGAGCTTGCGAAATACGCGACCGGACGGTCCGCGGGCAATTGAACTAAGCCGGAACGTGACGTATCTGGGGCCTGTCGCGAGGAGGCAGCCAGGTGTGGGCGAGGGACGCTAATCAAAACGCACTCATTGGCTCCATCGTCGCAAGGAAGGGGGAAAGCCAGCCTGTTCGCGGATAATGACTCTCATCGTTCCctctagctttctttcttttactcagtGTTTTTTTCCGGGAATTAACCCGGCGTTCGGGAATTAGAAGAAATAAAGAACGTGGTCGTAAGAGAGGGAGTGGCCGAatcgcgagggggggggggggggggggggacacggaGTGAGCACGCTTCTTTGCATGAGTGCCCCGCGTGTCTGTGTCGCAGGTTTAACGCATTGGTCCAGCTCTAGAAAAAGGTGACCTTGCGAACGCACTGCTTGGGCAAATGCCGGCGAGAAGCTTAATTCTTCGTTACGGGGCTTCGCTAAACGGGCACTGGGGGAGGGGGGAAAACACAGGTAGCGGAGCGAAGCAAACAAACGAACCTCAgcaagagaggaaagaaaaaaaatataatagaaGAGCCACGTGCGTGTCGGCTTTCGTGCCGTAGCCGCGCCCCCCTCCAACAGCCCGGCGAGATCCCCCTCACACGCGCACCTTATAAATATCGCGAGGCGAGGCTCCGTCCGGGGGGAAAATTGGTTGATACGTGTTGTCTTCTTCCggcggtgtgtgtgtgttgcacgtGGTGCGTCTGTTCGCGAGGAGTATTCAGCGCCAGGTTTCCTGGCCCTCGACGACAGTTGGCGACGTCTTTCTCACGCGGCGTCTCGTCTTAACGCTCGTCGCACCCCGTCGTGTTGCGAGACATCTTCAGCTGCCATGGACAAGGTGAGAGCGTGACGAGTCTATGCGTCTTTGAGGAGTGTCGCAGCGGAGCCGCGCCCTTCCGCGCTGCGAATCGGGAACCTAGTGTGCCCGAGCTGTAGGTGTGCATGCGGCAAAACTAAAGGAAATAGTGTGAGCTTTGAATCACACCTTTACTGTGAACTTGCACAAGGTATATTGACTTTCAAGCACCTATGTTTCGGGAGAAACGAGAGAGCGCCCGCTTTTGTCTTGAGAAGTTGCGTCGGAGCGAGGACCGTTGGATGAAAACGGCGTAAGACAAGCCCGCTATGCTCGTTCGCGCTTCTTAGCTCGATTTGCATTGATTTGAGCTGGCATGTAGGAATGTAACGATACAGGCGGTCATGTATTACTCTGAATATGTAGCCGCGTTTGCGTGGGCCTACAAGCAGGCCGTTGTCTTTCGCATTTTGTAAACACCACATAAGGGGTGCTTACAAAATGTTGCGTGAAGGCCCATTAGCTGATAGCTAATGGGCCTTCGTGCAAGTTCCACATCCTGGAAATGGTCGATGCTTCGGCATTAAATTATTTTCCTCGTTTACTATGGCATGTTATTGAAatgattagttttttttttttcattttagctGTGATGCATACCCTATGTATAAGATTTATACTTTATGCTAGGCCAGCTGTCTGATGGTGAACTAGGTGCATCCGATATGTTGTTGTAGTTTTATCCAAAAGCTCAGCATTTTTGTTGTGTGTCATCGGTTGTCTGGCTCTGCCAGTCGCATATTTATTAAGTGCCAAGCTAGCAGTAAAGCAGAACGAGCAGTGTGAGCAAGTTAGCTGACGACCTGACGCTTTCAGCAAAATTTTTTGGTATTCGCCTAACAATCAGAAAAACTGGCCCGGGCTTGCAGCCCACGCCAGTGGACATTAAggtttcgtctctctctctctctctctctctctctctctctctcttatagcAACGATTGAGAATTGGCGCACGTTGTAGGCACACAAATACTGAAAATTTATTGAGAATACTTAGGCCGCAAAAACGGTTTGGTTTTCTGGACATGCTGGTCGTTTTCTAGGTAGCAAACCGACCGCGTGAGTTGTTGCAATGGCGGGAGTTGTCTGAGTGGTAAAACAATTGACGCCATAGGTGAATTTTCAGGAAACAAAAAACGGCATTTTACTGGGCCCTTATATAATTGTccgcagtgtatatatatatatatatatatatatataaccgcagTCCATAGCAATGGTTATGGGAAATTTGTCTCGGGCCAGTAATGTTGTTTTTCTCACACATCACTACGGCATCACTACTGCCCACAGTCAGTTGTGTATATTCTTTTATTGTAATCgcgcttgttttattttttacgcTAACGTTCTGATCGCTTTTGGAACGTCCGATACAGACAAGTTTCGACATGGCGATTGTTTGTGATCTGTGAAACTTCAtggaaattatttttctttccagCTCACAATTGCTGTTCTCTTGGCCATGATGTCAGCGGCGCAAGCCTACATCATTCAGCACGTGAATCCTTACTCGCATGTGGTACCCGGGAAAGTCTTCGTTCCTTACCCGGCCTACTTCGGCCACATACCATTCGGGCACCCACATGTCGTGCACACGCCGGTGTTCGTCATAGGTCACGCACCTCATCCTGCCGGAAAGCCTTCGGTTCCTGGTTCGATACCCGGCCACCATCCGGGCAACGTGCCCGTTTACCCGCCGCACTTTCCCGGGGTACCGGGCGTGATTCCGGACAGCGGACCAGGAGTCAGCATCCCGCCTGTAGGCGAGCCGAGGCCGGACGGAGTGCCGCACCCAGGTGGCGCTCCGATACCGTCGGGCCCCGAGTGCACGCTTTGTAATGCCGGGGGTGGTCGAGGTACCAACGGTAACGGCGGGCCGGTACCGACACCAGACGAAGGCGGCCGAGAAGACGAGGGTCCCATGTCTGGTGGGGAGACGCCCAGGATGGGCGTTCCAGACGGGGCACCGAACCCGGAGGAGCCGAAACCGGAAGCACCGAAGCCAGAAGAGCCGGCACCGGAAGCACCGAAGCCAGAAGAGCCGGCACCGGAAGCACCAAAGCCAGAAGAGCCGGCACCGGAAGAGCCGAAGCCAGAAGCACCGGCACCCGAAGAGCCAAAGCCAGAGGAACCGGCCCCGGAGGAGCCAAAGCCTGAAGAGCCGGCACCGGAGGAGCCAGCAACAGAGGAACCGAAGCCAGAAGAGCCTAACCCTGAGAGGGAGGAACCAAAGCCCGAGGAAGAAAAGTCTAGCGAGGAAGACGGAGCCCAGACGACCGAACAAGCTTCAGTCGACGAAGCCGCTCCAGCGCGTCTGCTGTTGCCGAAAAAAGGTGGTACGGTCGTTcgatagccggtattctaatgGTTCGTACGCTTCGGACTTGCGCAGGCTGCGAGTGTCgagactgtattttttttttcaccgtacAAACGTATACGCGGACGTTGTTCGTCTCGCATGGGCATCTTGTAAATCTAGAAGGTCTGCAGGTTTGACCAAAGGCGGGTATGCACCTGATATGCCGAAGGCCGTCGCAGTGATATTTAAGCTTGGAACTCCGCGTCGGGCATTACGAAAATGACTAGAATAAAAGCGGAGTTGAAGCCAactatctgttctttttttcttttcaatcttCTCAGCGTCTATCACCCAAATCTAAACCCGTTCCTAACCCTACCTCAGACCCGTTCCTCCTTTCCTAGCGTCGCGCCCACATCCCTGCGTCCTTTTTGAGGAAGCTACCTTGCATAAAGCAAAGGTTTCCTCTCAAATGAATCTGCTAACGGTGCCAACATTAAGCCAGCCTTGGTACACAACACTTCGATTGTGAACGTATGTAATATCAGATGTCAAGGGAAGGAAGTCTGCTGGACATGCACTAATGCAAGACTTTCTCGATTTGCTCATGTTTCTTCGAGCCAGAAACTTGTATGTGgttactgttttctttctttttctgacggGCCTCGTTTTTAGTACTGAGCTCCCTTAAGCTATGGATGGTGGAATGGTTAAAAAGAATGCAAATTTTACTTCCTTTGAAACGTACTTCTAATTCCCCTAAACTGGGGCTAAATGATTTTGGCAAGCTTTATTAGATGCACAAATAATAGCAAAGGTCAGCACTCTTCTTTTTGTAGAAAGCTGGCAGATGAATCTGCTTGAAATGTTACTGGCGCTGTGGCAATATCCACCGCCGTCTCCTATTTTGTGCATTTTTGGATTCCTCTAGAAAATATGGTTAGGTAAACGCGCAAACTCTCAATGAAATTTTTCCCTTCTAATATTCTTTTACCTTTGAGGACTGTACATGAAGGCTGTTAGGTTCTAATATGATATCTCAGGTATAAGATTCCACTCTTAATATCGAAAGAATAAATGAATACTAGAACTATTTCGGAGAGCCGTTTATCCTAGAGTAAGGCGTTCGTCAATAATCCATCGTGAAAAAGTAAATGAGGCTTTTAAGTCAACCGTCCTCGGAATGTATTTCAGAAAGATTTCCTAGTTTTCCAAGGTGTTATAATTGAACTAGGTGAATATTACTAATGATTAGGAAAAGGTATGAGGTATGACCTCATATCTTCTAAAGGTATGAGTCAAAGGACCATCATTTCATGGATGGTCCATTGACGTTCACAAGAATAGCCAATTGGTAATACATCTTGAACTTAGGTATACCAATGAGCAATACTTTGACACCGTCACTAAACTGcatcacaaaagaagaaaaagccagCAGGGATGAAACAAAGGTGAGATATTAGTAGCAGGAATCTGCACACAGATATTACTCTCATTTAGTGCAGCCCGGGGGGTAGCTTTTATTAAATCATTAATTGTCCCTACAGTAATAAAACACTTCATTGTCTAGAGATATATGAACAAACACAAATATGACCAATCGCAAATTATACAAATGTTGCCTGCTGATATAATGAAGACATTGCTTGCCGGGCGCCCGTTATTTTCGCTTTTATCATGTTTGGACAGATAGGTTCCTCGAAGCAATGAGGCGGGCAGCTCTGGCAAGATATGCCACCGGTCTTCAAGAATTTGATTCAGTccaaaatattggcaaaaatatTCTGATCAGCTCATTAATTTCTTCTTGGTCATTTCCTAAGAATTAAGCCATTGTAATGGATAGCAAAGAAAGGTTCTGACCTTGAGAATAATTGAATGATTGCCTCACTTGAGGCAGTGAGTTTTCCGACAGTTAGGTTCTGCGAGTTCTTCAAACTCTCGATAGAGCTTTTTGTCACTGGCGCCTATGTTTAGGTACAGAATACAAGCAAAGATATTGAATTGAATTCTTGGTTACTACGAGCCAAAACAACCATTTGATttagaggcacgccgtagtgggcgccCCGGGAtaatttttgaccaccaggggttctttaacgtgcctacAACGCACGGCCcatcggtgttttttttttttttttttcatttcgtccccACCGAAATGCGTCGATGGCCCTGCTCGCGGTTCCAGCTTCCAGCCGTCGCCTTCATACGAGATGGGGACGGGATTCAAAAAGTCGTGTCGCAGAAATCTCTGTACTTCTTCACGAACACCAGGCAGCAACATTTAAGTCTAAAGTCCTTTTGGAAAGCGTTCCTTTGTTAGTAACCAAGTCGAGCTTTGCAACACAAGTCGTCCTATATCAATCTATTCAAATGCCTCACGAAAGCAGAAAACGCAATCGCTTCACTGTCCACCTCACGGGAGTTAGCGAACCTCTGCGCAGTAAGGGCTCAGCGTTCACGCTCGCGAGGCCGAGGAAGTATTTGCAACGGCTACGTGTCCGCGTTGGCTCTTTCAGCGGCATCTGTCGGCAAAAACCGGAAAGGCGCCGCCCCTGCGCAAGCGGTGGCTGCTCGTCGACAGCCGGGAGTCCTCCCGCCTCCGCTACGCGTCGTGGCTGTGCTCAACTTCCACCGCGGAATGCCCTACATCCAGCCCTTGCTGGCATCGCCCGCGCTCTTCGAGAAGCGCAAGCCGGGCCGAACGGCGCACGAAGGCCGCTACGCGTTGGAATACTTCGTGCCAGCCCACGGACCGTTTGTGCCTTACGCCACGGGCGTCATTCAGGGACCAGTGAAGGCGCTCGTGAGGCTACAGGGATGAATAATAAAGTAAACGTGCATGTTCGCGTGTCAACGTGTGCGCGTACCAATTTTAAGCCTCGAATGCCTTTTGTGAACCACAAACAGCGGCTTCGAACATGGAGTGCAAAGTACACAAAGAGAACTTGAGACGAAGGGAATCCAAGTAGTTACGTACCTCAAAGAGGTTTTGCTTGTACAAAATGCGAGAAGTGTGATAGAGCCGCTCCAATAAGACACATGATATTTATCTGCCTGCGATATGCTCTGCAATGGGAATAACTAGTAGAGCATTTGCCCAATTTCATAAATCAACCTTTGTCTAAAAGGATTTTATTGGGACCTCGACCAGGACCCTTCTCGTGGGTTTGATGTTCTAAAGGCTCTCAGAAATCCTTGCAAGAAAGTGGTCTGGCTTTGTGACCTTAGAAAAATTTTTGCTGTTCAAGCTTATTCACCACCGTTTTCGCCCTCATCACCACTACTTTCCTCCATTTCTCTTTTTACTCCCATTTACGTTTGCCAGTGCTGAGTAGCAGGTCCTAACTTAAATTcaggccatatatatatatatatatattatatatatatatatatata
It includes:
- the LOC126522771 gene encoding uncharacterized protein, which codes for MDKLTIAVLLAMMSAAQAYIIQHVNPYSHVVPGKVFVPYPAYFGHIPFGHPHVVHTPVFVIGHAPHPAGKPSVPGSIPGHHPGNVPVYPPHFPGVPGVIPDSGPGVSIPPVGEPRPDGVPHPGGAPIPSGPECTLCNAGGGRGTNGNGGPVPTPDEGGREDEGPMSGGETPRMGVPDGAPNPEEPKPEAPKPEEPAPEAPKPEEPAPEAPKPEEPAPEEPKPEAPAPEEPKPEEPAPEEPKPEEPAPEEPATEEPKPEEPNPEREEPKPEEEKSSEEDGAQTTEQASVDEAAPARLLLPKKGGTVVR